Part of the Brassica oleracea var. oleracea cultivar TO1000 chromosome C8, BOL, whole genome shotgun sequence genome is shown below.
GAGTCGTTAAGAGTTTCAAACAGCACTAACTTTACCAAACATATCATTTTAGAACATAACAAGTCAAACAAAACAACTGATTCTAGAGGGAAATTAAACGGGAAAACATCATAATCATCATGACTGAATCTTGGACATTTTAGTAAGAACAGAAGAAGCTCTGGGTACAAAAGGGATCTTAAGCCTTGTCTTCTTCATCTTCTTCAATCTTAGGAGCCAAGTAGTAACGAATGTAACCCATCTCAGCCACCTTATACTCCACCACAACTGGCAGCTCCGACGATAAGCTGATCGTCACCGTGTCTGACAAAGGAGTCGCCTTTGTGAAGGAATTCATATACCTCAAGGCAAACGAGAGTGACACCGGCTCGTTCATCTCTATTACAATCGCATCTTCCGGCTGACAATATACAAAAAAAAAAACCTCAGCAAGTTGCTCCAATCAAAATCAGCCATAAATGATTGCTAGACATAGATAGACGGACATACCTTGTCAACAGTTGTGTTCTGTCTCAACACAATGTTAGCTGTCCCAATGTCACCAGCAGTAGAGAACTTAACCCCTTCTTTAGTCACAGATATCACAACTGAAAAACAATTACCATCAAAGTCACTACTATATCAGTCTCTCTCTATAGACCAACGTTCGAAAAAACCATTAAGCATTTTAAATGAGATTATTAATTAGTCAGGAGTCTAGTCAGATTATTTAAATGACTAATTGATTTCTTCAAAACACAACACAGATCAACAACAGAAGCAAATGAGAGTGTTACCAGTGTCACCGATGGTACTGAGATCTTTGCAGATTCTAGAGAACTCATTAGACGGCATCCTAACAATCGAATGATACTCAGCATCAGGTATCCCCAAATGCTCACTGTCTATATCCATCAGCTTCATCTCAAAATCTGCAATCTTGTCTTGCTCTGTAAAAAAAATAAACACCACAGTTAAAAAAAACCATCTCGTTTTTTTTTTCACTGGCGGCGGTAAAAAAAAAAACGCAAAAAAACTTACTGGGACTCTCGAACATGAAGGTGACGGTGTCGCCGCCGTCATCGGCTTTGATGGTGATGATGTCGTCGTTTCCGGCGCATTTGAGCATCTTCGACATGTTTCCGAGATTCATCCCCATGGAAAGGTTACGGTCGCAGCGGTAGTGCTCGAAGCCTTCGGATCTGAGCAGGAGGGAGACGAGCGCCACGTGGCTGGAGTCCATGGCTTGGAGGGAGAAGCCGGTGGTGGAGCAGTCGAAGTTGGCGTCGTTGACGAGATCCTTGATCGATTCGAGAACCTTCTTCAGGAGAGAGCCCTGCACGAGACGTAGCTCCAACATTTTCGGATTAATCAGAGCTTTTGGAATCCGAA
Proteins encoded:
- the LOC106309708 gene encoding proliferating cell nuclear antigen, which encodes MLELRLVQGSLLKKVLESIKDLVNDANFDCSTTGFSLQAMDSSHVALVSLLLRSEGFEHYRCDRNLSMGMNLGNMSKMLKCAGNDDIITIKADDGGDTVTFMFESPKQDKIADFEMKLMDIDSEHLGIPDAEYHSIVRMPSNEFSRICKDLSTIGDTVVISVTKEGVKFSTAGDIGTANIVLRQNTTVDKPEDAIVIEMNEPVSLSFALRYMNSFTKATPLSDTVTISLSSELPVVVEYKVAEMGYIRYYLAPKIEEDEEDKA